A region of Paenibacillus sp. JNUCC-31 DNA encodes the following proteins:
- a CDS encoding ArsR/SmtB family transcription factor translates to MQPHSKDAEQAVKIHKALGEHTRYKIIQILAGESNLCPADLENRLVTVALSTLSHHLKQLSDCGLLTSQKKGTYIYYSLNTDVVQRFVPYLMGK, encoded by the coding sequence ATGCAACCCCATTCGAAAGATGCTGAACAGGCCGTCAAAATTCATAAAGCACTGGGTGAACATACGAGATATAAAATCATCCAAATCCTTGCGGGTGAGAGCAATCTGTGTCCTGCTGATCTGGAAAATCGCCTGGTAACCGTCGCGCTCTCCACGTTATCTCATCACCTGAAGCAACTATCCGATTGTGGTTTGCTGACATCACAGAAGAAAGGTACGTATATTTACTACAGCCTGAATACGGACGTTGTGCAGAGATTTGTCCCTTATTTGATGGGAAAATAA
- a CDS encoding DUF5682 family protein codes for MDRLTGKSNLDVAQLQTLFESQVYNLNKGTLYFPIRHHSPACSYHLLRLIEEYKPDSILIEGPESGNPLLPVLADEATIPPVSLYYTYESEDERAACYYPMLRYSPEYVALKEAARLSIPATFIDLDYHHFSKFGKAEQREISIQDETLLAGSEFIQRLCQKTNCRSFDELWESVFEIGGLEKSTQAFVQDVFTYCTLSRMCYSAERLNSTGDLAREAHMRRRIEQAGQEHERVLVITGGFHTYGLLISENDGTDSEEWTMDKQTKAQHSVHQQMYPMVYTFAEADRLNGYASGMPYVNYYELIWTQLLRQTGSVYNLTALDLLSRLTRKLREGHEHVSTSDAIEAYSMVQGLAGLRGKREGGVYELMDATRSSFVKGELMLASDKPLQELHKLLTGDVIGKVAPNPLSIPIVEDFKERCTESKLQIRTTGQHKKVLDVYAKPDHRRQSQLFQCMIYLVPEFAKRQSGPDWIAQRDMNLVRETWVYTYSSRIEARLIENSLYGGTIREAATRKMEEEMLGIPDHHSGDLAKSMLQALLMGLQDTAMKLYEQVRSALRKDGNFLSLCGSLHLLNRILQHRRLLGLYEEEQLLNLVSEAYNNAVDKLMQLSRTNSDEHEAIVQGLKLLAMLAESSEEHFRDETFRAHLNELLSDSQLPAQLEGVCIAISSGLGDRLREEIVDRARAYIRGSQEQTRQTALYLQGVFSVARDAFLYEDQLLSELNYMIEQLDYEEFIRMIPELRLAFTYFTPMETGLIADRVANLHQAEAEEISWSSVDERLLIQTKTWDEALRKEFDAWKLI; via the coding sequence ATGGATCGGTTAACAGGAAAATCGAATCTGGATGTTGCCCAGTTACAGACGCTATTTGAGTCTCAAGTGTATAACCTGAACAAAGGCACGCTTTATTTTCCCATACGTCATCACAGCCCGGCCTGTTCCTATCATTTGCTGCGATTGATTGAAGAATACAAGCCTGACAGCATTCTAATCGAAGGGCCTGAAAGCGGGAATCCGTTGCTTCCAGTTCTGGCTGATGAGGCAACAATACCTCCTGTCAGTCTTTACTACACCTATGAGAGTGAAGATGAGAGAGCAGCCTGTTATTATCCGATGCTTCGTTACTCTCCTGAATATGTAGCTCTCAAAGAAGCAGCTCGGCTGAGCATCCCTGCAACATTTATCGACCTGGACTATCATCATTTCTCTAAGTTCGGCAAGGCAGAACAGCGGGAGATATCCATTCAAGACGAAACATTACTTGCAGGGTCTGAGTTTATCCAACGTTTATGTCAAAAAACAAACTGTCGAAGTTTCGATGAATTGTGGGAGAGCGTATTTGAGATTGGTGGTCTGGAGAAGTCAACGCAGGCATTTGTACAGGATGTATTCACATACTGCACCTTATCCCGGATGTGTTATTCAGCGGAGCGGTTGAACAGCACAGGTGATCTCGCAAGAGAAGCACATATGAGGAGACGGATTGAGCAAGCCGGGCAGGAGCATGAACGTGTGCTTGTAATCACCGGCGGATTTCATACCTATGGACTGCTGATATCCGAAAATGATGGGACGGACTCAGAAGAGTGGACGATGGATAAGCAAACAAAGGCTCAGCATTCGGTACATCAGCAGATGTATCCCATGGTCTACACTTTTGCCGAAGCGGATCGACTGAATGGTTATGCAAGTGGAATGCCTTACGTGAATTATTATGAACTGATCTGGACCCAGCTGCTTCGGCAAACGGGCTCCGTGTATAATTTGACTGCTTTGGACTTGTTATCCCGACTAACCCGCAAGCTGAGGGAAGGGCATGAACATGTATCAACCAGCGACGCCATTGAGGCGTATAGCATGGTTCAGGGCCTCGCAGGACTGAGGGGAAAAAGGGAAGGCGGTGTCTATGAGCTGATGGATGCAACACGTTCTTCCTTTGTTAAGGGGGAACTTATGTTAGCTTCGGATAAACCGCTGCAAGAACTGCACAAATTGCTAACCGGGGATGTCATAGGAAAAGTAGCCCCGAACCCATTAAGTATTCCGATCGTTGAGGATTTCAAAGAGCGCTGCACAGAGTCCAAACTTCAAATTCGTACTACAGGCCAGCATAAAAAAGTGCTTGATGTATATGCCAAACCAGATCATCGTCGGCAAAGTCAACTGTTTCAATGCATGATTTATCTCGTTCCAGAGTTTGCGAAAAGGCAATCAGGACCCGATTGGATTGCACAGCGTGACATGAACCTTGTTCGGGAGACGTGGGTATACACCTATTCCTCCAGAATTGAGGCTCGATTAATCGAGAATTCACTATATGGAGGCACCATTCGGGAAGCTGCCACGCGAAAGATGGAAGAAGAGATGCTGGGGATACCGGATCATCACAGTGGTGACCTGGCCAAATCCATGCTTCAAGCTCTGCTCATGGGTCTGCAGGATACAGCAATGAAGCTGTATGAACAAGTGAGGTCAGCGCTTCGAAAGGATGGGAATTTCCTGTCGTTGTGTGGAAGCCTCCATCTGTTGAACCGAATTCTGCAGCACCGCAGACTTCTTGGGTTGTATGAAGAAGAGCAGCTCCTTAACCTCGTATCCGAAGCCTATAACAATGCTGTTGACAAACTGATGCAGCTCTCAAGAACGAATTCGGATGAACATGAAGCAATTGTTCAGGGACTGAAGCTGCTTGCCATGCTGGCAGAGTCGTCCGAAGAGCATTTTCGCGATGAGACTTTCAGGGCACACCTGAATGAACTTCTGTCAGACAGCCAACTTCCGGCACAGCTGGAGGGGGTATGTATTGCCATATCTTCGGGACTTGGGGACAGGCTTAGAGAAGAGATCGTGGATCGGGCACGTGCATATATCCGGGGATCGCAGGAACAGACCCGGCAGACTGCGCTTTATCTACAGGGTGTGTTCTCTGTAGCACGGGATGCTTTTTTGTATGAAGATCAGCTTTTATCAGAATTGAATTATATGATTGAGCAGCTTGATTATGAAGAGTTTATTCGCATGATTCCTGAACTTCGCTTGGCGTTTACCTACTTTACACCAATGGAGACAGGCCTAATTGCGGATCGGGTTGCGAACCTGCATCAGGCAGAGGCCGAAGAGATATCATGGTCTTCCGTGGACGAACGATTGCTGATTCAGACGAAAACATGGGATGAAGCCCTTCGGAAGGAGTTTGATGCATGGAAGCTGATCTGA
- a CDS encoding cytochrome P450 family protein, producing the protein MSTNETSQSEFFTKEFTHNPYPVYEKFRESDPVFRVMFPHGELGWMITRYENAVEVLKDNRFSKDVVKRYGPDQQNIFVHNMLFSDPPDHRRLRGLVQQAFTPRLIEGMRSHIQDIANDLLDNLNSQDKMNLIDEFAFPLPIIVISEILGVPLEDQDKFRLWSNSIIDATSEENDEVFNQHAKEFIDYLNAWFAKVREQPGDDLISQLVVAEESGEKLSEKELLGVVALLIIAGHETTVNLIGNGVLALLEHPDQRDLLIKQPELIHNAVEEMLRYNGPVEFSTSRWASEDIEFHGHHIAEGELVIVALDSANRDEEKFKDADVFDITREKSSHLAFGKGIHLCLGAPLARLEGEIAISTLLRRFPEMQLQADVNELEWRPGMIVRGVKEIPIRLK; encoded by the coding sequence TTGAGTACAAATGAAACTTCACAGTCTGAGTTCTTCACCAAGGAGTTTACCCATAACCCCTACCCTGTTTATGAAAAATTTAGAGAAAGTGATCCGGTCTTCAGAGTCATGTTCCCTCATGGCGAATTGGGCTGGATGATCACACGATATGAGAATGCAGTCGAAGTATTGAAAGACAACCGCTTCAGTAAGGATGTAGTCAAACGGTACGGGCCAGATCAGCAGAATATCTTCGTGCATAACATGCTTTTTTCAGATCCACCCGACCATCGCCGATTGCGTGGACTCGTACAGCAGGCTTTTACTCCCCGATTGATTGAGGGCATGAGAAGCCATATTCAGGATATTGCCAACGATCTTCTGGATAATCTTAATTCTCAGGACAAAATGAATCTGATTGATGAGTTCGCTTTTCCATTGCCGATTATTGTCATTAGCGAGATCCTCGGTGTACCACTTGAAGACCAGGACAAATTCAGGTTATGGTCCAACTCCATTATCGATGCGACAAGTGAGGAGAATGACGAAGTCTTTAATCAGCATGCCAAAGAGTTCATTGATTACCTGAATGCCTGGTTCGCCAAAGTACGCGAGCAGCCGGGCGACGATCTGATCAGTCAGCTTGTCGTGGCAGAGGAATCAGGAGAAAAGCTATCCGAAAAGGAACTGCTTGGTGTTGTTGCTCTGTTGATCATCGCTGGACACGAAACAACGGTTAATCTCATCGGCAATGGCGTACTTGCCCTTTTGGAGCACCCCGATCAACGCGACCTGCTGATCAAGCAGCCTGAATTAATTCATAATGCTGTGGAGGAAATGCTCCGTTATAACGGTCCTGTTGAATTCAGTACGTCTCGCTGGGCATCAGAAGATATCGAATTTCATGGACATCACATAGCTGAAGGCGAACTTGTTATCGTTGCGCTGGATTCAGCCAACCGGGATGAAGAGAAATTTAAGGATGCGGATGTCTTTGACATCACTCGCGAGAAAAGTTCGCATCTGGCTTTTGGCAAAGGCATTCACCTTTGTCTGGGAGCACCTCTTGCGCGACTGGAAGGCGAGATTGCCATCAGCACGCTGCTTCGCCGCTTTCCCGAGATGCAGCTTCAGGCTGATGTTAATGAACTTGAATGGAGACCTGGTATGATTGTTCGAGGTGTTAAGGAAATTCCGATCCGGCTTAAATAA
- a CDS encoding ATP-binding protein, with amino-acid sequence MEMLKPPAETLYDTELRALREEDTGKRPPNWLLSPAYVRDFIIGRDKPAILDGEEVPITRKFYGNDVLIERAVVTLAGNRGLMLVGEPGTAKTMLSELLTAAISDTSLNTIQGTAGTTEDMIKYSWNYAMLLDKGPSEAALVPSPLYNGMKKGILTRFEEITRCPAEAQDSLISILSDKVMSIPELDGGVLFAKPGFNVIATANIRDKGVNEMSGALKRRFNFETIKPISSVKMEAKIIESQARSLLLHSGIDTEINSDVVELLATTFMELRTGMTREGYKLDTPQASMSTAEAVSVYVQSAMTSYYYEDKGIALDRLVQNMLGTIAKESDKDLSILKTYFSKVVKERSREEGIWKDYYEEKKWIG; translated from the coding sequence ATGGAGATGCTTAAGCCACCCGCCGAGACATTATATGACACAGAATTAAGGGCCTTGCGAGAAGAAGATACGGGAAAGCGTCCTCCAAACTGGCTGCTGTCCCCGGCCTATGTCAGAGATTTTATTATTGGCAGAGATAAGCCCGCCATACTGGACGGAGAAGAGGTTCCCATTACGCGGAAGTTTTATGGCAACGATGTACTGATTGAACGAGCGGTGGTGACTCTGGCAGGCAATCGGGGCTTGATGTTGGTAGGGGAACCCGGGACAGCCAAGACCATGCTTAGTGAATTGCTGACCGCCGCCATTTCCGATACCAGTCTGAACACGATTCAGGGTACAGCAGGTACAACCGAAGACATGATCAAATATTCATGGAATTACGCCATGCTGCTGGATAAAGGCCCCTCTGAAGCGGCACTTGTACCGTCGCCGCTATATAACGGGATGAAGAAAGGGATTCTTACCCGTTTTGAAGAGATTACCCGTTGTCCTGCTGAAGCGCAGGATAGTCTGATCAGTATTCTGAGTGACAAGGTGATGAGTATTCCTGAACTGGATGGCGGTGTGCTGTTTGCCAAACCGGGGTTTAACGTGATCGCTACGGCGAACATTCGTGACAAGGGTGTCAATGAAATGAGTGGTGCGTTGAAGCGTCGTTTCAATTTTGAGACGATCAAACCGATCAGCAGTGTGAAAATGGAAGCCAAAATTATTGAATCTCAGGCGCGCAGCCTGTTATTACATAGTGGGATCGATACCGAAATTAATTCGGATGTGGTTGAATTGTTGGCCACGACATTTATGGAGCTTCGCACGGGAATGACGCGGGAAGGTTACAAGCTGGATACTCCCCAAGCGTCCATGAGTACAGCTGAAGCCGTATCAGTATATGTACAGAGTGCAATGACTTCCTATTATTACGAAGACAAGGGAATTGCTTTGGATCGGCTGGTGCAGAACATGCTGGGGACTATCGCGAAAGAAAGCGACAAGGATCTGTCCATTCTCAAAACCTACTTCTCCAAGGTCGTGAAGGAGCGTTCCAGAGAAGAGGGGATCTGGAAGGATTATTATGAGGAGAAGAAATGGATCGGTTAA
- a CDS encoding ribosomal L7/L12 family protein, translating to MEINTIVLIVFILLILILLFRITSLQAQLNELKRDVERLENGAGSTAQSSFSYNSPPLNRSSSPPNPADWTELDRELQALAQQGKKIIAIKKAREARNLSLKDAKDYVESLERL from the coding sequence ATGGAAATCAACACTATTGTTTTGATCGTTTTTATACTTCTTATCCTTATCTTATTGTTTCGAATCACCAGTCTTCAGGCTCAATTGAATGAACTGAAAAGGGATGTAGAGCGGTTGGAGAATGGGGCAGGCAGTACTGCGCAGTCCTCTTTTAGCTATAACTCACCTCCACTGAATCGTTCTTCATCTCCACCGAATCCGGCTGATTGGACCGAACTTGATAGGGAATTACAGGCACTTGCACAACAGGGCAAAAAAATAATAGCGATCAAGAAGGCTCGTGAAGCCAGAAATCTGTCTCTTAAAGATGCCAAAGACTATGTTGAATCTCTTGAACGACTGTAA
- a CDS encoding VWA domain-containing protein codes for MEADLNELHTTKEILIDSSKLNRAETLNRWRLILGESAEEGLSNADDYSPDDFKYTEVDEILGYLYHREYGEEQGYRKGGGRGSSDLTVPKWLHKVRELFPKSTVEILEKQALDRYGLTELLTDKKLLESLEPNMNLLKNIMQFKGRMKGDVLNSAKEIVRVVVEELRRKLESQTRASIIGKRSRYASSSVRSLRNLNFKQTITKNLKNYDKTNRRFVIDRLYFDGNIQSHNKWDIIIGVDESGSMLDSVIYSSVMASIFYRLNALRTKLFIFDTQVVDLSDRLEDPVDVLMNVQLGGGTHITKALRYGETLIENPGKTIYILVSDLEEGYPIQHMYKACKDILDTGCKLLVLTALDFNGDTVYNKHAAQTLSNMGAHVAAITPNELADWIGEIIT; via the coding sequence ATGGAAGCTGATCTGAATGAGCTGCATACAACCAAGGAAATTTTGATAGATAGTTCAAAACTTAACCGGGCAGAAACTTTAAACCGTTGGCGCCTCATTCTGGGCGAATCTGCCGAAGAAGGGTTGTCCAATGCAGATGATTACTCCCCCGATGATTTTAAATATACCGAAGTCGATGAGATTCTGGGATATCTGTATCATCGCGAATACGGTGAAGAGCAGGGTTATAGAAAAGGGGGAGGACGAGGGAGTTCGGATCTGACCGTTCCCAAATGGTTGCATAAAGTCAGGGAATTGTTCCCCAAATCAACGGTGGAGATTCTGGAGAAGCAGGCACTTGACCGTTATGGCCTAACGGAATTGTTAACGGACAAGAAGCTGCTGGAGTCACTCGAACCCAATATGAACCTGCTCAAAAATATTATGCAATTCAAAGGACGAATGAAAGGCGACGTGTTGAATAGCGCCAAGGAAATCGTACGAGTCGTGGTTGAAGAGCTTCGACGCAAGCTCGAATCTCAGACCAGAGCGAGCATTATAGGGAAACGCAGCCGCTATGCATCGAGTTCGGTGCGCTCCTTGCGTAATCTCAATTTCAAGCAGACCATTACCAAGAACTTGAAGAACTATGACAAAACCAATCGCAGATTTGTCATTGACCGTCTTTATTTTGACGGAAATATCCAGTCTCATAACAAATGGGACATCATCATTGGTGTGGATGAGAGCGGAAGCATGCTGGATTCAGTGATATACAGTTCGGTGATGGCCAGCATTTTCTATCGCCTGAATGCACTTCGTACGAAATTGTTTATTTTTGACACACAGGTTGTCGACCTGAGTGACAGGCTGGAAGACCCGGTAGATGTGCTCATGAATGTGCAGCTTGGCGGGGGCACGCATATAACCAAGGCACTCCGTTATGGTGAGACGTTAATCGAAAATCCTGGAAAAACGATATACATTCTCGTTAGCGATCTGGAAGAGGGTTATCCGATCCAACACATGTACAAGGCATGTAAGGATATTCTGGATACGGGCTGCAAGTTGCTTGTGCTGACCGCACTCGATTTTAACGGAGATACGGTGTACAACAAACATGCTGCGCAGACGTTATCCAATATGGGTGCACATGTAGCTGCGATTACACCCAATGAGTTGGCGGACTGGATTGGCGAAATTATTACTTGA
- a CDS encoding aldo/keto reductase — MSISQLPLHHRQIPASPLVLGCMRFGGDWDGMPITEDLVLEGHKAVEAALEIGINHYDLADIYTRGKAEHVMGRVLSERKGLREQIILQSKCGIRLVGDDEGPQRYDSSGTHILASVDGILTRLGVEYLDILLLHRPDPLAHPQEIGEALAKLHQAGKVRHFGVSNMGSEQIRLLQLHNSVPLIVNQLEMSLDKIGFVEAGVTVNRPQSKDNVFPYGTMEYCQAEHIQLQAWGPLAQGRFTGRVVEGQRPEIEHTAQLVDRMAKERGVTPEVIVLAWLMKHPAGIQPVIGSIRPERILACRDAAKTELTRYEWYELYSASCGRRM, encoded by the coding sequence ATGTCCATATCACAGCTGCCCCTGCACCATCGCCAGATTCCAGCTAGTCCGCTTGTGCTTGGTTGTATGCGTTTCGGAGGCGATTGGGATGGCATGCCGATTACCGAAGATCTCGTATTGGAAGGTCATAAAGCCGTGGAGGCAGCCCTTGAGATAGGAATTAACCATTATGATCTGGCGGATATTTACACACGAGGTAAAGCAGAACATGTCATGGGCCGCGTACTATCAGAGCGGAAAGGCCTAAGAGAGCAGATCATCCTGCAATCCAAATGCGGCATACGTCTTGTTGGTGATGACGAAGGCCCTCAACGGTATGATTCTTCCGGTACACATATTTTAGCGAGCGTGGATGGTATTCTTACGCGTTTGGGCGTTGAGTATCTGGACATTTTATTGCTTCATCGTCCTGATCCGCTTGCGCATCCGCAAGAGATCGGGGAAGCACTAGCGAAACTGCATCAAGCTGGCAAAGTCCGTCATTTTGGCGTGTCCAATATGGGTTCCGAACAGATTCGTCTTCTTCAACTGCATAACAGCGTGCCCTTGATTGTCAATCAGCTTGAGATGAGTTTGGACAAAATCGGTTTTGTCGAGGCGGGAGTCACCGTTAATCGACCCCAATCCAAAGACAATGTCTTTCCTTATGGGACGATGGAATATTGTCAGGCGGAGCATATCCAATTGCAGGCATGGGGACCGCTCGCGCAGGGTCGATTTACAGGCAGGGTTGTTGAAGGACAACGCCCCGAAATTGAGCACACAGCCCAATTGGTGGATCGGATGGCGAAGGAGCGAGGGGTTACCCCGGAAGTGATCGTATTGGCTTGGTTAATGAAACATCCGGCAGGTATTCAACCAGTGATCGGTTCGATTCGTCCAGAACGTATTCTGGCCTGTCGGGACGCTGCCAAAACGGAGTTGACAAGGTATGAATGGTACGAGCTGTATTCCGCATCATGTGGAAGAAGAATGTAA